The following are encoded in a window of Microbacterium sp. LWO13-1.2 genomic DNA:
- a CDS encoding ABC transporter ATP-binding protein — translation MSASTTGPAAVEARGWGWRHASRLAWALEEISFRIDPGERVLVLGASGSGKSTLMHGLAGVLGGDEEGESTGELLVDGAPASATRGRSGLVLQDPDSQVILARVGDDVAFGCENLGVPRPEIWSRVGAALDAVGLDVPLDRQTKALSGGQKQRLALAGILAMQPGLVLLDEPTANLDPQGVIEVRDAVERMLQAQPATLIVVEHRLDVWLPLITRVIVIGQGGVVADGSPDRVLGVEGARLAADGVWVPGFAPVPPPPPRRGPGEPLLSARDLAVARVKGRPVASGIDLDVRAGEVLAITGPNGAGKSTLGLTLAGLLPPAAGRLTASVALASDIGEEPIHWASRDLLTRIGMVFQEPEHQLLAKTVRDELAVGPRALGMAEDEIAERSDELLTRLRLDRLALANPYTLSGGEKRRLTVAAALATRPRVLVLDEPTFGQDARTWAELVAMLAALRDDGTAIVTITHDVDVARALHAERFELGGAG, via the coding sequence ATGAGCGCGAGTACCACCGGCCCCGCCGCCGTCGAGGCGCGCGGCTGGGGCTGGCGGCACGCGAGCCGTCTCGCCTGGGCGCTGGAGGAGATCTCCTTCCGCATCGACCCGGGGGAGCGGGTGCTCGTGCTCGGAGCATCGGGGTCGGGGAAATCGACCCTGATGCACGGACTCGCCGGCGTCCTCGGCGGCGACGAAGAGGGCGAGAGCACCGGTGAACTGCTCGTCGACGGGGCGCCGGCGTCGGCCACGAGAGGCCGCAGCGGCCTGGTGCTGCAAGACCCGGATTCGCAGGTCATCCTCGCGCGGGTGGGCGACGATGTCGCCTTCGGATGCGAGAACCTCGGTGTGCCGCGGCCGGAGATCTGGTCGCGCGTCGGCGCCGCACTGGACGCGGTCGGCCTCGACGTGCCCCTCGACCGGCAGACGAAGGCGCTCTCCGGCGGGCAGAAGCAACGCCTCGCGCTCGCCGGCATCCTCGCGATGCAACCGGGGCTCGTGCTTCTCGATGAGCCGACGGCGAACCTCGATCCGCAGGGCGTCATCGAGGTGCGCGACGCGGTCGAGCGGATGCTGCAGGCGCAGCCGGCCACGCTGATCGTCGTCGAGCATCGCCTCGACGTCTGGCTGCCGCTGATCACCCGGGTCATCGTGATCGGCCAGGGAGGCGTCGTGGCTGACGGCTCGCCGGACCGCGTGCTCGGCGTCGAGGGCGCTCGGCTCGCAGCCGACGGCGTCTGGGTGCCAGGATTCGCCCCCGTACCGCCGCCGCCCCCGCGCCGCGGACCTGGGGAACCGCTGCTATCGGCCCGAGACCTTGCGGTCGCACGGGTGAAGGGCAGACCGGTCGCCTCGGGCATCGACCTCGACGTGCGCGCCGGGGAGGTGCTGGCCATCACCGGGCCGAACGGTGCCGGAAAGTCGACGCTCGGGCTCACGCTCGCTGGACTCCTGCCGCCGGCCGCCGGCCGGCTCACGGCATCCGTCGCCCTGGCCTCCGACATCGGCGAGGAACCCATCCACTGGGCATCGCGCGACCTGCTGACGCGTATCGGCATGGTCTTCCAGGAGCCTGAGCATCAGCTGCTCGCCAAGACCGTACGCGACGAGCTCGCCGTCGGACCGCGCGCGCTCGGCATGGCGGAGGACGAGATCGCGGAACGCAGCGACGAACTGCTCACGCGGCTGCGGCTCGACCGCCTCGCGCTGGCAAATCCGTACACGCTCTCCGGCGGGGAGAAGCGACGGCTGACGGTCGCGGCGGCTTTGGCGACCCGACCGCGCGTGCTCGTCCTCGACGAGCCCACCTTCGGGCAGGATGCCCGCACCTGGGCGGAACTCGTCGCCATGCTCGCCGCCCTTCGCGACGACGGGACGGCGATCGTGACGATCACCCATGACGTCGATGTCGCGAGGGCGCTGCACGCCGAGCGCTTCGAACTGGGCGGTGCGGGATGA
- a CDS encoding energy-coupling factor transporter transmembrane component T: protein MTVLDSHARTGGLAQINPVAKLGVSALIAIPLILTLDPVSASTALVLECVLFLFTGIGWREFWVRTWPVWLAAPLTGLTIVLYGETSGTVYVDWFVLRISDGSLALALATMLRVLAIALPSVVLFITVDPTDLADGLAQIVRLPARFVLGALAGLRMVGLFIDDWRALELARRARGVADRGRIRRFFGMAFALLVLSIRRGAKLATAMEARGFGAPVARTWARESRFGWREWMLLAVGAAISALAIAAAVVTGAWNFILGPS from the coding sequence ATGACGGTCCTCGACTCGCATGCGCGCACGGGTGGGCTCGCGCAGATCAACCCGGTCGCCAAACTCGGCGTGAGCGCACTGATCGCGATCCCGCTGATCCTCACGCTCGATCCCGTATCGGCATCGACGGCCCTCGTCCTGGAGTGCGTGCTGTTCCTCTTCACGGGGATCGGCTGGCGCGAGTTCTGGGTGCGCACCTGGCCGGTGTGGCTCGCGGCTCCGCTCACCGGGCTCACGATCGTCCTCTACGGCGAGACGAGCGGCACGGTCTACGTCGACTGGTTCGTGCTGCGCATCAGTGACGGCTCCCTCGCCTTGGCGCTGGCGACGATGCTGCGGGTGCTCGCGATCGCTCTGCCGTCGGTCGTGTTGTTCATCACGGTCGATCCGACCGACCTCGCCGATGGGCTGGCGCAGATCGTCCGCCTGCCCGCGCGTTTCGTGCTCGGCGCACTGGCGGGGCTGCGTATGGTCGGGCTCTTCATCGACGATTGGCGTGCGCTCGAGCTCGCCCGCCGGGCGCGCGGCGTCGCCGACCGAGGCAGGATCCGCCGCTTCTTCGGCATGGCGTTCGCGCTCCTGGTGCTGTCGATCCGCCGGGGAGCGAAACTCGCGACGGCGATGGAAGCGCGCGGATTCGGCGCACCGGTGGCCCGCACGTGGGCGCGCGAATCGCGCTTCGGCTGGCGGGAATGGATGCTGCTGGCAGTCGGTGCCGCGATCTCCGCGCTCGCGATCGCCGCGGCCGTCGTCACCGGCGCCTGGAACTTCATCCTCGGGCCGAGCTGA
- a CDS encoding DUF4190 domain-containing protein gives MTGPRMGADTARRRGEERAPRPQPARSTHIASQTVVPAQTNTLAIVALISGLAGVVFLVPVLGPLVAIAAGYASRRQITARRQGGRRLADAGVVLGWVGLALTCILIGVLVLHQWI, from the coding sequence ATGACCGGCCCGCGCATGGGGGCAGATACCGCCCGCCGCCGGGGCGAAGAACGTGCGCCCCGGCCGCAACCGGCTCGCTCGACCCATATCGCTTCGCAGACGGTCGTGCCGGCTCAGACGAACACACTCGCCATCGTGGCGTTGATCAGCGGCCTCGCCGGGGTCGTCTTCCTCGTGCCCGTTCTCGGTCCGCTGGTCGCAATCGCGGCCGGATATGCCTCTCGTCGCCAGATCACCGCGCGCCGCCAGGGCGGGCGCCGACTCGCCGACGCGGGAGTCGTGCTCGGCTGGGTCGGACTCGCACTGACGTGCATCCTCATCGGCGTTCTGGTGCTGCACCAGTGGATCTGA
- a CDS encoding SDR family oxidoreductase, with translation MTPPSRSLAGMRILIVGGGGGGIGSAITRHLASLGARLAIADIDSTRVSDAAAEVAAAGGTAAGFPVDVRDAAQLTQLVAETVAAFGGIDAVVTVVGGQVAFVPSARLHEMRDEDWDTMYEINLRYVARLIRLVLPHFLAQKHGVIVSVGSVTGFMGAPGQGAYGVMKAGLASLARTVGAEYSADGIRMNVVAGGAISTPVANSDTADWIDEIPMGRTGTPDEVAAAVAYLCSSESRYMTGQQIVIDGGVSSRGPFH, from the coding sequence ATGACCCCGCCGTCCAGATCCCTCGCCGGTATGCGCATCCTCATCGTCGGCGGAGGCGGTGGCGGTATCGGGTCTGCGATCACGAGGCATCTCGCGAGTCTCGGCGCGCGCCTGGCGATCGCCGACATCGACTCCACGCGCGTATCGGACGCGGCTGCGGAAGTCGCCGCGGCCGGGGGCACGGCTGCAGGCTTTCCCGTCGACGTCCGCGACGCAGCACAGTTGACCCAGCTCGTCGCCGAGACCGTCGCGGCCTTCGGAGGAATCGACGCCGTGGTCACCGTCGTCGGCGGACAGGTCGCTTTCGTGCCATCAGCGCGCCTGCACGAGATGCGCGACGAGGACTGGGACACGATGTACGAGATCAACCTGCGCTACGTCGCCCGCCTCATCCGACTCGTCCTGCCGCACTTCCTTGCTCAGAAACACGGGGTGATCGTCAGCGTCGGGTCGGTCACCGGCTTCATGGGCGCGCCGGGTCAAGGCGCCTACGGAGTGATGAAGGCCGGACTCGCCAGCCTGGCGCGAACCGTGGGTGCCGAGTACTCGGCCGACGGCATCCGGATGAACGTCGTCGCCGGCGGCGCGATCAGCACACCCGTGGCGAACAGCGACACCGCCGATTGGATCGATGAGATACCGATGGGTCGCACCGGAACCCCCGATGAGGTGGCAGCGGCCGTGGCCTACCTCTGCTCATCGGAATCCCGCTACATGACCGGACAGCAGATCGTCATCGACGGCGGGGTGTCGTCTCGGGGACCGTTCCACTAG
- a CDS encoding aminoglycoside 3'-phosphotransferase, producing the protein MSIPAEPVAIPVQVAVLARGAALTPVWRNGIGGLTFRTDDGRFIKWGPSDPEANMHDEAERMRWARRWITVPEVLEQGQDAEHEWLVTIALDGHSAVEPRWAEDPGTAVRAVGEALRAMHDALPVADCPWEWSVPTRIANAERRGIEIADAFRDAPEIDRLVVAHGDACMPNTLLAADGRWTAHVDLAALGTADRWADIAVASMSTEWNCGPGWEDALIEAYGVEPDRERLAYYRDLWNAT; encoded by the coding sequence ATGTCGATCCCCGCCGAACCTGTTGCGATCCCCGTGCAGGTCGCTGTTCTGGCGCGCGGTGCTGCGCTCACTCCGGTGTGGCGGAACGGCATCGGCGGCCTGACCTTCCGCACCGACGACGGCCGGTTCATCAAGTGGGGACCGTCGGATCCCGAAGCGAACATGCACGATGAAGCCGAGCGGATGCGGTGGGCGCGGCGTTGGATCACGGTTCCGGAGGTGCTCGAGCAAGGGCAGGATGCCGAGCACGAGTGGCTCGTCACGATCGCGCTCGACGGCCACAGCGCCGTCGAGCCGAGGTGGGCTGAGGATCCCGGAACCGCCGTGCGCGCGGTCGGCGAGGCGCTGCGCGCGATGCACGACGCGCTGCCCGTGGCGGACTGCCCATGGGAATGGAGCGTGCCGACTCGAATCGCGAACGCCGAGCGGCGCGGTATCGAGATTGCCGATGCCTTCCGCGATGCGCCGGAGATCGATCGACTGGTCGTCGCCCACGGGGACGCGTGCATGCCGAACACCCTGCTCGCCGCCGACGGCCGCTGGACCGCGCACGTCGACCTCGCGGCCCTCGGCACCGCCGACCGCTGGGCCGACATCGCGGTCGCCTCGATGAGCACCGAGTGGAACTGCGGCCCCGGATGGGAAGACGCGCTCATCGAGGCCTACGGCGTCGAACCCGACCGCGAACGACTCGCGTACTACCGCGACCTGTGGAATGCGACCTGA
- a CDS encoding SDR family NAD(P)-dependent oxidoreductase translates to MQITGQGALVTGGASGLGLATARRLAAAGAHVTIVDLASSHGAELAAEIGGAFAPADVTSVEEVQAAVATAQAAAPLRIVVNCAGIAPPAKVLDREGNPAVLGDFERIIRINLIGTFNVISQASAVIAKNELIDGDRGVIVSTASVAAFDGQIGQPAYSASKGGVHAMTLPIARELARYGIRVCTIAPGIMETPMLMGLPQAAQDSLGQQVPHPSRLGRPDEYAALVQHIVENSYLNGETIRLDGAIRMAPK, encoded by the coding sequence ATGCAGATCACCGGACAGGGTGCGCTGGTCACCGGCGGAGCCTCAGGGCTCGGCCTCGCGACAGCCCGACGGCTCGCCGCCGCCGGCGCCCACGTCACGATCGTCGACCTCGCCTCCTCCCATGGGGCCGAGCTCGCCGCCGAGATCGGTGGAGCATTCGCCCCGGCCGACGTCACCAGCGTCGAAGAGGTGCAAGCCGCCGTCGCCACGGCGCAGGCAGCGGCCCCGCTGCGCATCGTCGTCAACTGCGCCGGAATCGCGCCGCCGGCGAAGGTGCTCGATCGCGAAGGCAACCCTGCCGTCCTCGGAGATTTCGAGCGCATCATCCGCATCAACCTGATCGGCACGTTCAACGTCATCTCGCAGGCATCCGCCGTCATCGCGAAGAACGAACTCATCGACGGCGACCGCGGAGTGATCGTGAGCACCGCATCCGTCGCCGCATTCGACGGCCAGATCGGCCAGCCGGCGTACTCGGCGTCGAAGGGCGGCGTGCACGCGATGACGCTGCCGATCGCCCGCGAACTCGCTCGCTACGGCATCCGCGTCTGCACCATCGCGCCAGGCATCATGGAGACCCCGATGCTGATGGGTCTGCCGCAGGCGGCCCAGGACTCTCTCGGCCAGCAGGTGCCGCATCCGTCCCGTCTCGGCCGGCCCGATGAGTACGCGGCGCTCGTGCAGCACATCGTCGAGAACAGCTACCTCAACGGTGAGACGATCCGCCTCGACGGCGCGATCCGCATGGCACCGAAGTAA
- a CDS encoding NAD(P)-dependent oxidoreductase, translated as MSTLAGKTILMSGGSRGIGLAIALRAARDGANIAMLAKTDTPHPKLEGTVHSAAEQIRAAGGNALPIVGDVRDDDDITEAVLKTQGEFGGIDIVINNASVIDLSRSLELGAKKYDLMQDVNVRGTFMLSRAAVPILKDAANPHILSLSPPLNPSPKWLGAHTGYTLAKFGMTMVTLGLAAEFARDGIAANTLWPRTTIATAAVQNLLGGDKVMAASRTADIYADAAYAVLLKPAREYTGQTLIVEDVLEADGVTDFSKYAAIPGTPDNALFPDIFLD; from the coding sequence ATGAGCACACTGGCTGGAAAGACGATTCTGATGTCCGGCGGCAGCCGCGGGATCGGGTTGGCGATCGCACTGCGCGCAGCGCGTGACGGCGCGAACATCGCCATGCTCGCGAAGACCGACACTCCGCACCCGAAGCTCGAGGGCACGGTCCACTCCGCCGCAGAGCAGATCCGCGCGGCCGGCGGCAACGCGCTGCCGATCGTCGGCGACGTGCGCGATGACGATGACATCACCGAGGCCGTGCTGAAGACGCAGGGCGAGTTCGGCGGCATCGACATCGTCATCAACAACGCCAGTGTCATCGACCTGTCGCGCTCGCTGGAACTCGGCGCGAAGAAGTACGACCTGATGCAGGACGTCAACGTCCGTGGCACGTTCATGCTCTCGCGCGCCGCGGTGCCGATCCTCAAGGATGCTGCGAACCCGCACATCCTCTCGCTGTCACCGCCGCTGAACCCGTCGCCGAAGTGGCTCGGCGCGCACACCGGCTACACGCTCGCGAAGTTCGGCATGACGATGGTGACGCTCGGGCTCGCGGCCGAGTTCGCTCGCGACGGCATCGCCGCGAACACGCTGTGGCCGCGCACCACGATCGCGACCGCGGCGGTGCAGAACCTCCTCGGCGGCGACAAGGTCATGGCGGCGAGCCGCACGGCGGACATCTATGCGGATGCCGCCTACGCGGTGCTCCTCAAGCCCGCGCGCGAGTACACAGGTCAGACCCTGATCGTGGAAGACGTGCTCGAGGCGGACGGCGTGACGGACTTCTCGAAGTACGCGGCGATTCCCGGCACTCCCGACAACGCGCTGTTCCCGGACATCTTCCTCGACTGA
- a CDS encoding sulfite exporter TauE/SafE family protein gives MIELSAWAWAALGLAAVITGISKSAIPGGSTLAVVLFTAVLPAHTSTAAMLLLFMVGDVFALIAYRRHAHWPTLIRLAPAVIAGLLVGFAFLAFADDAIVRRAVGGILLLMIAVTLWRRHRQSTADAVASGVLLSTTYGTLGGFTTMVANAGGPVMAMYFLATRTPVQVFLGTSAWFFAIINLVKVPFLAGLGLIDTQVLLMDLVLAPLVVISALVGLRIARRIPQQLFDRIVIALTVVGAVYLLI, from the coding sequence GTGATCGAACTCAGCGCGTGGGCATGGGCGGCACTCGGACTCGCCGCGGTCATCACCGGAATCTCGAAGTCGGCGATCCCCGGCGGCTCGACCCTCGCCGTCGTGCTGTTCACTGCGGTGCTGCCCGCACACACCTCGACCGCGGCGATGCTGCTGCTCTTCATGGTCGGCGACGTGTTCGCGCTCATCGCCTACCGGCGGCACGCGCACTGGCCGACGCTGATCCGTCTGGCTCCCGCGGTGATCGCCGGCCTCCTGGTCGGTTTCGCGTTCCTCGCGTTCGCCGACGACGCCATCGTGCGGCGGGCGGTCGGCGGCATCCTGCTGCTGATGATCGCGGTGACGCTCTGGCGCCGACATCGGCAGTCGACGGCGGATGCCGTGGCATCCGGAGTCCTGCTGTCCACCACCTACGGCACCCTCGGCGGCTTCACCACGATGGTCGCCAACGCGGGCGGACCGGTGATGGCGATGTACTTCCTCGCGACGCGCACACCGGTGCAGGTGTTCCTCGGCACCTCGGCGTGGTTCTTCGCGATCATCAACCTGGTGAAGGTGCCGTTTCTCGCCGGCCTCGGACTGATCGACACTCAGGTGCTGCTGATGGATCTGGTGCTCGCTCCACTCGTCGTGATCAGCGCCCTTGTGGGGCTGCGCATCGCGCGCCGCATCCCCCAGCAGTTGTTCGACAGGATCGTCATCGCGCTGACGGTCGTCGGCGCGGTGTACCTGCTGATCTGA
- a CDS encoding ankyrin repeat domain-containing protein: protein MRTGPALFAAAIAASAPALSACTALEPTASAGSSTEESAMSHATRDLLAAAAQGDAGAVRNALDAGADIDARGDGGMTALVAATKANHVDAARALIEAGADVNAKDDIQDSAYLYAGARGHDEILRLTLDNGADLKSTNRYGGTALIPASERGLLSTVRMLLDAGVDPNHINNLHWTALHEAIVLGDGSERYVQVVRALIDGGADITIPDGDGVLPRQLAASRGYDAIIAELDR from the coding sequence ATGCGCACAGGACCGGCGCTCTTCGCGGCAGCGATCGCGGCGAGCGCGCCGGCGCTGTCGGCGTGTACCGCGCTCGAGCCCACAGCATCCGCCGGTTCATCCACCGAGGAGTCCGCCATGTCGCACGCCACCCGTGACCTGCTCGCCGCAGCCGCCCAGGGCGACGCCGGCGCTGTTCGCAATGCGCTCGATGCCGGTGCCGACATCGACGCGCGTGGCGACGGCGGAATGACGGCGCTAGTCGCGGCCACCAAGGCGAACCACGTCGACGCGGCGCGGGCGCTGATCGAGGCCGGCGCCGACGTCAACGCCAAGGACGACATCCAAGACTCTGCCTACCTCTACGCGGGCGCTCGCGGTCACGACGAGATCCTGCGTCTCACCCTCGACAACGGCGCCGATCTGAAGAGCACCAACCGGTACGGCGGCACCGCGCTGATCCCGGCATCGGAGCGCGGCCTGCTCAGCACCGTGCGGATGCTGCTCGACGCGGGCGTCGATCCTAACCACATCAACAACCTGCACTGGACCGCTCTGCACGAGGCGATCGTGCTCGGCGACGGCTCGGAGCGCTACGTGCAGGTGGTGCGTGCTCTCATCGACGGCGGTGCGGACATCACGATCCCTGACGGCGATGGCGTGCTCCCCCGCCAGCTCGCCGCTTCCCGAGGGTACGACGCCATCATCGCTGAGCTCGATCGGTGA
- a CDS encoding bifunctional 4-hydroxy-2-oxoglutarate aldolase/2-dehydro-3-deoxy-phosphogluconate aldolase produces the protein MSDRLDRARSTGVLAVLRASTPELALEASEAIIRGGVTGIEVTFSTPDAPAVIRELIARHGESAYIGAGTVTTPEQATLAAEAGAEFLVSPGTLPDLTRAMLDTGRAVMTGAMTPTEVMTALALGVDVVKIFPASLGGPSYLGSLRGPFPDAPLMPTGGVTPDNLAAWFAVGVVAVGAGGDLANGASIAASDWADIEQRSARFAASLAAVRG, from the coding sequence ATGTCCGACCGCCTCGACCGCGCCCGCAGCACCGGGGTCCTCGCCGTGCTCCGCGCCTCCACCCCCGAACTCGCACTGGAGGCATCCGAGGCGATCATCCGGGGCGGCGTCACCGGGATCGAGGTGACCTTCTCCACGCCCGATGCTCCGGCCGTGATCCGTGAGCTCATCGCTCGACACGGCGAATCCGCCTACATCGGCGCCGGCACCGTCACCACTCCCGAGCAGGCGACCCTGGCCGCAGAGGCCGGTGCGGAGTTCCTCGTCAGCCCGGGCACCCTCCCCGACCTCACCCGCGCGATGCTCGACACCGGACGCGCAGTGATGACCGGCGCCATGACGCCGACCGAGGTGATGACGGCGCTCGCACTGGGCGTCGATGTCGTCAAGATCTTCCCGGCGTCGCTCGGCGGTCCCTCCTACCTCGGGTCGCTGCGCGGACCGTTCCCGGATGCTCCGCTCATGCCGACCGGTGGGGTCACCCCCGACAATCTCGCCGCCTGGTTCGCGGTCGGCGTTGTCGCGGTCGGCGCCGGCGGCGACCTCGCGAACGGTGCGTCGATCGCCGCATCCGACTGGGCCGATATCGAGCAGCGTTCGGCACGCTTCGCGGCCTCCCTCGCGGCTGTCCGGGGCTGA